CGATTCAGTGGGGGGGGCGTTCGGTCCCGGGGCGTCGCTTCGCTTGCCCCGGGACTGATCCCCCCATCGGCACTCTTGTAGACATCCCCGAAGGATCCGGCATAAATCACGTCAGGTCGGGAGTATCGACATGTAGACCGCATAGGCGTCGGGATCAACGCAGATGTTGCTGACACCGGGTGAATCCGGTGTGTTGTAGTGCAGGCCTGTTTCGGCCTGCAGTGCCGCTATCCCCATCGTAAGAATGAAACAAACGATGAATATGGAAAGGGTTGGTTTCTTTTTGGGATTTCTTTTCTTTGTCGCTTTGGGGTTAGCCCTGGTAAAGGTGGATTCAGGGCAGGAGCGCCGCCTCGAGGTCTTTGAGAATGCCTGTCGTGGCCTGGATCGCCTGTTCCGCGTCGGTATCGCCGTAGACCTGGGATGGAGTCAGGTCCGGAAGCCCGTTGGGGTAGCGGGTGGGGATGTACAGCTTGTCGAGCAGGCGGGCGTGGCCCTGGAGCGGCTTGAGAAGGCTGTCGCGCAAGGCCGGGTCCGGAAAGTCCTGCATCAGTTTCAGGACCGAGTGCCCCCACGGGTCGATGCCGTGATGCATCCAGAACGCTTTCAGGATTTTCTCTGCGCACTGTTGAGCCTGAAAACACGCCCACTCGAAACAACCGGCCTGCCGGGAGACCTCCGCGGCACGGAGGTCCGCACGAGCCTGTGACAGCCACCGGGCGGCTTCCTTGCGCAACTTTTCAAGGCTCATAGATCACCTGACCTTCCTTTATCACCCTCG
The sequence above is a segment of the Acidobacteriota bacterium genome. Coding sequences within it:
- a CDS encoding HEPN domain-containing protein, whose amino-acid sequence is MSLEKLRKEAARWLSQARADLRAAEVSRQAGCFEWACFQAQQCAEKILKAFWMHHGIDPWGHSVLKLMQDFPDPALRDSLLKPLQGHARLLDKLYIPTRYPNGLPDLTPSQVYGDTDAEQAIQATTGILKDLEAALLP